Part of the Deltaproteobacteria bacterium genome is shown below.
CTACATCGAGGCCGGCGAGTACGAGGACCAGGCCATCGAGAAGTACCCGGTGCGGTTCGAGATCGACGAGCTGCGCTGCATCGTCTGCGGCTTCTGCGTCGAGGCGTGCCCGAAGGACGCCATCCGGATGGACACCGGCACGCACGCTCCCGCGGTCCTCTCGCGTCCGCTGGCGGTCTTCGACAAGCAGGCGCTGATGCAGGGCCCGGCGGTGGAGCATCCGAGCGACGTGCTCACTTACCGGGTGCCGCTGCGCACGCCCGCGCCGCGCGAGCCGCTGGGGCCCGGCGTGACCAGCAAGGGCGACGCGGGACACTGAGAAACACCCGCGCAGGCGCGCCGGATTGGATGGGGGGCCCGGCGCGCCCGCGCAGGACTACCGGGAGAGAACTCCCAGGTACTCTTCGACGTGCGCGCGGAACACGTCGCTCGCCCCGATGAACTGAAGCCCCACGCCCCGGTTCGGCGCCACGTGGACGACGAAGGCCTGGAGGCTGTCGGGAACGTCCTGGCTGGGCATGGAGACGTCCAGATCGACCACCGTGCCGAGCGCCGGCAGCAGGGCGAGCTTCATGAATGCGCCGCTCTCGCTGATGTTGGTGATCTGTCCTCGCGAGATGCGCCCGTCCTTGCGGAGGGTGGCCGCCATGTTGGTGTGGAACCTCCTGCACCCGCGGTCGTTGGCGGCGCGATACCGGGCGAGCACGGCCACGACGCGGTCCTTGGTGGCGTCCTCTTCATTGAACCGCGCCCAGAACCCGCTGTTCGCGCCCGCCGTCACCCAGGAGACCACGCCACCGCGCGCGATCTCCTCGCCGCCGTCGAAATACAGCTTCAGTCCCACGAGCAGGCCCGGCTTCGGAGGACGCTCGGCGCGGACGTGGACCGCTTCCGGGCTCATCGCCGTCGAGGTGGTCTGCAGAATGGCGCCGCTCGCCACGTACCGCACGGGAATTATGAGCTTTTGCGAGTGCAATGTGGCCTGATCGAACGACAGCGCGGCAGCCATCGGTCCCTCCTCGTCGGTCAAGCTCGATAGGAGCAAAGGGCGGGCCAATTCATTGAAAATGAAACATTTCCGCCTGTTCACGCGGCCCCGCGGTGGGCCTCTGTGGCGGAGCCGGGGGCGCCGCGCCGACAATGTGCCAGTCTCGCGATCGGGCCGGAGGCCAAAAGCCGAGCCGTTCCTGTGGGATACGGGAGGAGGACGTGCTCCTTGTTGCGGGATCGTCGTCCGCTGTGGCACGGTGCGCCGCACTCCCGGTCCCGGAGACACGATGCAGACGCCCAGGCTGGTCACCGTCGAGCTTCCCAACCGGCGCTTCGTCGTGCGCGTGAAGAATGGCGCGCGCCTCGGGACGATCTTCAGCACCGACGAGGGCTGGTACTACCAGTTCGACGGCACTCCCCGGGAAGGGCCGCTCTGCGGCGCGCCGGAGGAGGCGCTCGGGATCATGGAAGCGGTCGCCGAGCACGAGCACATGCTCGAGGCGGCGCTGCGGTCGTAAACTGTTCCCGCTCGGCCACGTCGGGATTGGGACGCATCTGGTTCCGCGCAGGGTGCGGGAGCGGCTGCCTTGGCGCTGGCTCGCGCTCGGGTGCCTGTTGCCCGACGTGATCGACAAGCCCATCTGGCTGGTGGCGCAGTGGCTGGGGGCGGAGTCGCGGCACTTCGACACGGCGCGGATGGTCGGGCACACCGCGTTTGTGGCCGCCGCAGTCGTTTTGGTCGCCTGGAGGCGGCGTTCGCCGGCGTGGACTGCCTTGGCGTACGGGATTCCGACGCATCTCGTGCTGGACGTCGTGACGGACTACGGGATGGGCGGAGGGTGGGGCGTCTGGAAGAGTTGGCTGTTTTGGCCGTTTCACATCCCACGGCTCGGAATCCTGATGATCCCGCCGATGCAGGAACTGGCGTTCGAGATGCAAAACCGCGTGTACATCGCGGGGGAACTCATCGGCGCTGCGCTGCTGCTCTGGGATTTTGCGAAAAGCCGATTACGGAGAGACCCACCTAGGCGGGAGTCGTAGGGCGTTTTGGACGCCCCATCCCGTTGAGCCCACGTCGATATCGCAGGGGACGAAGCGCGCCCTCTCTTACACCCTCGCTGGAAGTCGCCAGTCCTGCGAGCGAGGGGGCTCTTGACTCACCCCCCCACGCACGGCCTATAGGTTGCCGCCCCGACCCCGTCGGGTTCCCAATTCCAAAATCTGTGGGGGATGCCTCGTGAACGTCATTCTTCGTATCGTTTCCGCCCTCGTGTTGTCTGCCGCGATCGCTTGCGGACAGCCGTCGTCTACTCCCTCGTCCACCGGCACCGTCGTGACCGAAACGGCGCCAGCGCCATCCGCCGGCGGCAGTGGCTCCGACGCCGCCGAGGCCATCTCCGCCGACAGCGTTCGCGGCGTTTTCGTGAAGCCGACTTCGGCTCCTGCCGTCGCCGTCGTACAGGCTCAGTCGCCGGCCAATCAGCTAGATGCGCAGACCACCGAGGCCATCGTGGTGGACCTGCGCGCGCAGCAGGAAGCCCTGCGCGGGATGATCGAGGTGCTGGGCGGCACGATACAGAATACCTACCAGCACGCCCTCAACGGCATTCGCGTCCGGCTCCCGCTGAGCAAGATCGGCGCGCTCACCATGATGCCGGGCGTGACGGGCGTGCGGCACGTCGCCATTTACCACATGGACAACGTCCTCAGCGTCCCCTACATCGGCGCGGACAAGGTTTGGACCGGGTCGCCTTACACGGCCAGCCCGTATCACGGCGAAGGTATCAAGGTCGCCGTGATCGATACCGGCATCGACTATACCCACGCGAACTTCGCTGGGCCGGGGACCGCCGTTGCCTACAATACCGCGCACGGCGGGACGGCCGGCACGCCGGGGAGCGGTGACACCACTCCCGCGAATCCCAACTACTTTGGTCCTACCGCTCCGAAAGTGAAGGGTGGCACCGACCTGGTCGGCGATACCTACGACGCCGCCCCGGACGATCCTACCTACCAGCCGATCCCGCACCCCGACGCCAACCCTCTCGACTGCGCCGGCCATGGCAGCCACGTCGCCGGGACCATCGGTGGATTCGGGGTCACCGCCGCGGGCACGACCTACAGCGGATCCTATAACACCAGTACCGACGCGGATCCGTCGCAGTGGAAAATCGGCCCGGGCGTCGCCCCCAAGGCGGATCTCTACGCGGTGCGCGTGTTCGGTTGCGCCGGCAGCACCGACGTCGTCACCGACGCGATCGAGTGGGCGGTCGCGAACCACATGGACGTGATCAACATGTCGCTAGGCGCGTCGTACGGCACTGAGGATTCCTCCGACGCGGTGGCGTCTACCAACGCGGAAGAAGCGGGCACCATTGTCGTCGCTTCCGCCGGCAACTCGGGCAACGTGCCTTACATCGTCGGCTCGCCGTCGACCGGCGCGAAGACGATCAGCGTGGCGGCCATCGACTCCCACCAGACGTGGCCGGGTGCCATCCTCACGCTGACGCCAACGGGTGCCATCACCGTGCAATGGTCGAACCAGTCGGCCTCGGCTCCGCCGCTGCCGACCAACTCGCAGCCGGTCAAGGTGCTGCGGAACGCCGATAACTCGCTTTCGCTCGGCTGCAGCGAGGCCGAGTACGGCGACATCAACACCGGGACCTCGAACGTGGGCGGCACAATGGTGGTCGCGGCGCGCGGCACTTGCGCCCGCATCTATCGCGTCCAGGCCGCATTCCGGTGGGGCGCGACGTCGGCCTCGCTGATCAACAACGCCACCGGATATCCGACGTTCGAAGGCGACATCATGAGCTGTGTGCCAGGCGACGATACGACCAACACGAATGGCCGACCCTGCGAGCAGCCGGTGCCGTCGTCCGGCACGTGTCCGTTCAGCGATCAGGTGTTGACCGGGTCGGGCGCGGGTGCGCGCTGCGTGGAGACCCCGCACCTCGTCACCATCCCGTTCTTCGGCGTCCAAGGCCCCGCCACCGGCGCCAGCCAGAGCGCCGACTCGACGCAGCTGCAGGCAGCGACGAATGCCCAGGTCACCGGGCAGACTACGGTGAACAATCCGACCAAGAACCAGATCACCTCGTTCAGCTCGGCCGGTCCTCGCCAGTCTTACAATGCAGACGGACTGAACAGCGGTGGGGGTCATCTCAAGCCGAACGTTGCTGCGCCGGGTGCCAGCATCTTCTCTACGGCTATCGGCACCGGCACCGAGGGCGAGTACCTCTCCGGTACGTCGATGGCCGCGCCCCATACCGCCGGCCTCACCGCTCTGGCGCTGCAAGCACATGCGGCGCTCTTCGCGCGGGATGACATCCGACTGGCTGTGGAGAACACCGCCGATCCAGGTCTGGTGACGAACTGGAGGCCCCGTCTGGCGGGATCCGGTTTGATCCAGGCCGTCGGCGCCGTGAATACCCAGACAGTGTTGCGCGCCGATACGGACGATGGCAGCAACCTCAGCTTCGGGGTTGTCGAGCTCCGGTCCGACTACTCGCGCACGCGGACCATCCTGGTGCGGAACCTTTCCGCCCCCGGTACGCCGCCGGTGGCCTTCACCACCAGCAGCACGAAGTGGAACAGCACTTCGAACCGCACGCACACGCTCACCATCCAGGAGTCGTCCGTTGCGCTTGCTCCCGGAAACGCCGTTCGCCTGCATGTGACATTGACCGTCCCGGCCGCCAGTGCTGGCAACACCGGCCTGGTCGCCGACAACTTCAGTGGCTACGCAGGCAGCTCCGGTACGATGCGCGAAGTCGGCGGCTACATCTCGCTTACGCCGACCGGTGGCTCGAACAACGGCGTCAAGCTGACGATGCCGTACTACTTCGTGCCGCGCGCCCGGGCCGACGTCTCCGGCCTCGTTCGCTATCCGCTGGACAAGAACAACAACCACAGCGACTCGATCGTGCAAAACAGCGCGATGGCACCGCTGTCGAGCCTGGTGGACTACTTCTCCTGGGGCGCGACCGGAACCGCCAGCAAGGGTGCGCACGGCATCCGTGCTGCTGGTGTGAAGTCAGTGGTCGACCGCGGCAATGCTAATGACCGCGACATCGTCTTCGCCATCGACACCTTCAAGCCCAACTCTACGTATGTCGGCAGGATCCGCCATCAGGTGGACATCACCTTCGACGGCAACACCTCCGGCAATCCCGATATCCGGGCGTACACCACGGACATCGACGCCGCACTCAGCGGGACCGCAACCGGCAGGGTCGGCGTGATCGTGATCGACTACAAGTCCGTGGGAGGCGTGTGCGCCGGGCAGCCCGCGCCGTGCGCCTTCGCCGAGTCGGTCGCCGCAGCTCCAACGGATGGGTCGACGGTGCTTCTGCCCGTGTTTGCATCGGACATCGGTCTCTCCGCCGCGAACCCGCGTTTCACGTATACCGCCACCGCCGTCTTCTTCCAGGACGATCCCACGGTCACGTCCTCCACCCCGGCCATCACGGACACGACTCCGGCCGCGAGGTTCAACGCGTTCACGCCGTCGCTGACGGCGAGCGTGGCGTTCCCCGCCGGCGGCACCCTGCCACTAACGCTGGCGCCGGGAGGGCAGGCGCGCGTTGACCTGACCATCAACTCTGCGGAGTGGGCGAGTACCCCCACAGCGGGGGTGATGATCGTCCCGTCGGAGAATCCCAACTACGGCAAGGATAACCAGGCACTGCTTTTCAGATTGAAGCAATAGCAGATCACGGTTCGAGGGTTCGAAGGTGAGCAGGCAGCCGGGCTTCTCGGCTCGGCTGCCTGTTCTTTCGCGTAAAGGAGCAGCAGCGAGGCCGGAGCGATGCCGTGATTGCGTTGTGGAACAACCGGCCGCTGCGCCGGCTCCTAGTCGTCGCCGTACATGCCACTCTCTGGGCCGCAGCGTTCGCGCTCGCCGTCGACGTTGGTTCGGAAGAGACGCTCCTCCGCGCCACGCGTGGCGCTGTGCAGGCAGCGGCCGTGCTGCTGCTGCTGCGCACGGCGGGGTTCCTGGTCGCGGGTCTCTTCGATGGCATTTGGCGCTATGCCGGATTCCTCGATCTGGAGAAGCTCGTCCTCGCGACGACCGCTTCTTCGGTAATCGCCTTGCTCCTCGACTTGACCATCCTCACCGGGCAAATCCCGCTTTCGGTGTACTTGACGGAATGGCTGGCATCGATCGTCTTCGCCGGTGGGGCGCGCCTGGCAATGCGGAGCGTCATCGAACGACGCCAACGGCGTGCCGGTGGGCTTCGCACGCTGATTATCGGTGCCGGTGATGCCGGCGAAAGCCTCGTCCGAGACGTGCAGCGAAAGTCCGCGGGCGTGAGTTGGCTCCCGGTCGGCTTTCTCGACGACGACGCGATGAAGCACGGCGCGCTGATTCGCGGCATCCGCGTGCATGGCGCCGCGGACGACGCTTCAATCGAGCGATACGTCCAGGCGCTTGCCGTCCACCTCGTAGTCCTCGCCATGCCTACGGCACCGGGCTCGCGTATCCGCGCAGCGCTGCGCGTCTGCAATCGCCTCGCGGTCGAGGTCCGCACCGTCCCTGCACTGGCCGATCGTCTCCCTCACGCGTACCGCGCCCGCAACATCCGCGAGATCAACATCGCCGACCTTCTCCGTCGCGAACCTGTCCAACTCGACGTTGCCCAGATCGAGCAGCTGGTGCGCGAGCGCGTCGTCCTCGTGACCGGCGCCGGCGGCAGCATCGGCAGCGAGCTATGCAGGCAGCTCCTTCCCTTCGTGCCACGGCAGCTGCTGCTGCTCGATCACGACGAAAACGCCCTCTTCCACATCGATCGGGAGCTGTGTTCGCGCGCCCCGCGACCCGGCATCGTACCGTTGATTGCCGACATCACTGACGAAGCGCGGGTGCGGGGCATCTTCGAGCGGTATCGGCCGTCTCTCGTGCTGCACGCCGCCGCACACAAGCACGTCGAGATGATGGAAAAGAACCCTTGTGAGGCGGTGAAGAACAACGTCCTCGGCACCATCGCGCTGGCGGAGGCCGCGCAGCAAAGCGCGGTGGATGCGTTCGTACTCGTCTCGACCGACAAGGCGGTGCGGCCCAGCTCGGTGATGGGGGCCAGCAAGCGCGTCACCGAGATGATCGTCCAGCGGTTCGCCCGCCCGAGCAGCACGCGCTTCGTGGCGGTGCGATTCGGAAACGTGCTGGGGAGCGCGGGGAGCGTGGTCCCGATCTTCTGCGAACAGATTGCACGCGGTGGACCGATCACGGTCACGCACCCTGACGTCGTCCGGTATTTCATGACCATCCCGGAGGCCTCGCAGCTCGTCCTCGAGGCGGCTACCCTGGCCCGTAGCGGCGAGATCCTCATGCTGGACATGGGCGACCCCGTCCGAATCCTCGACCTCGCGCGCGATCTGATTGAGCTGTCGGGGATGCGCGACATCGAAACGGTCTTCACCGGGCTGAAGCCGGGCGAGAAGCTCAGCGAAGACCTGTTGTTGGAGGAGGAGACGTATGATCNNNNNNNNNNNNNNNNNNNNNNNNNNNNNNNNNNNNNNNNNNNNNNNNNNNNNNNNNNNNNNNNNNNNNNNNNNNNNNNNNNNNNNNNNNNNNNNNNNNNNNNNNNNNNNNNNNNNNCAGTCGAACCGCTGCGCGGCGTGCTCCGAACGTCGCGGGCGGGATAGCACGCCATGCCGGAAACGATGCGACGGGAAACGAACCACGCCGCAAGTCGCGCGTCGGGATTGTCGAAGTCTGACGCTTGACTCGCCGCGGCGGGAGCCCCTAGCTTGGCGCCGATGCCGCGCACCCGACGTCTGCCGGCCGCCTGTACGGCGATTTGCGCAATGGTTTGGAGTTTTGGGGTGCGGGCGCAGGAAAATGCTGCGAAAGGATTGGAACCCGAGCTGACGAAGCCCGCGGAACGCTTCCAACCGGCCGCGCCCCCTCTTCCGGTACCGCTCGAAGGACCTCTCGATGCCCAACACTACACTTGCGGTCCGGGTGACGGTTTCGAGCTGAACTTCTGGGGGGCGCAGAACTTCAAACTACGCGCCACGACCGACCTGGAGGGCAAGGCATTCCTGCCGCGGATCGGGTACGTCCCGGTGAGCGGGAAGACACTCGCCGACGTGCGCGCGACCGTCCGCAAGGCCGTGCAGCGACACTTCCCCGGCCTGAACTTCGAGCTGAGCCTGATCGAGCCGCGCACCTTCCTTGTTCACCTGGTCGATAACGTGAGTCGTCCCGGTCTCGTGCGCGCGACGCAGGTGGAACGGCTCTCGAGCGTGATCGAGCGCGCAGGCGGCGTAACTGCCGGAGGCTCCAGGCGCCGGATCCAGATCCGCCATCGCGACGGAAGGACACAGGTCGCCGATCTCGTCCTCTACGCCCAGACAGGAAGAACGGAAGAGAACCCATTTCTCCTTGACGGAGACGTAGTGCACGTGCCTTTCGAAGCCCTGACTGCTTCGATCACGGGGGGCGTCAACCGGCCAGGGCGTTACGAGTTGGTGGCGAGCAAGGACTTCGACGAGCTGTTCTCGATCGCGGGTGGATATTCCACGGCGGTGACGCGCGAACTTCCGCTGACGTTGGTGCGCAGAGACGAGAAGGGTCGTTCGATCTTGCGCCGCCTGGAACCCCCCTTCCCCGGGCGCGATGTCCCGAAGCTGCCGATCGAGCAGGGGGACTCCATTGACGTCCCCACCATCGCCCAGCTGGAGAAGACTGTGCTCTTGGTGGGGGCGATTCAGGGCGCC
Proteins encoded:
- a CDS encoding 4Fe-4S dicluster domain-containing protein translates to YIEAGEYEDQAIEKYPVRFEIDELRCIVCGFCVEACPKDAIRMDTGTHAPAVLSRPLAVFDKQALMQGPAVEHPSDVLTYRVPLRTPAPREPLGPGVTSKGDAGH
- a CDS encoding polysaccharide biosynthesis protein; the encoded protein is MIALWNNRPLRRLLVVAVHATLWAAAFALAVDVGSEETLLRATRGAVQAAAVLLLLRTAGFLVAGLFDGIWRYAGFLDLEKLVLATTASSVIALLLDLTILTGQIPLSVYLTEWLASIVFAGGARLAMRSVIERRQRRAGGLRTLIIGAGDAGESLVRDVQRKSAGVSWLPVGFLDDDAMKHGALIRGIRVHGAADDASIERYVQALAVHLVVLAMPTAPGSRIRAALRVCNRLAVEVRTVPALADRLPHAYRARNIREINIADLLRREPVQLDVAQIEQLVRERVVLVTGAGGSIGSELCRQLLPFVPRQLLLLDHDENALFHIDRELCSRAPRPGIVPLIADITDEARVRGIFERYRPSLVLHAAAHKHVEMMEKNPCEAVKNNVLGTIALAEAAQQSAVDAFVLVSTDKAVRPSSVMGASKRVTEMIVQRFARPSSTRFVAVRFGNVLGSAGSVVPIFCEQIARGGPITVTHPDVVRYFMTIPEASQLVLEAATLARSGEILMLDMGDPVRILDLARDLIELSGMRDIETVFTGLKPGEKLSEDLLLEEETYD